A DNA window from Anaerocolumna sp. AGMB13020 contains the following coding sequences:
- the pabB gene encoding aminodeoxychorismate synthase component I, whose translation MHTAVKQMDYYVPSDVIYEKFSEEPMAVFLDSSLHNELGGYSIIGLHPYLVLKEMNQVLYVNGESKEETFEQYMESYLKEHAEVNETKLPLISGGIGYLTYDYGRKFEKIPSRHTATQVDIPDALFCFYEHYIIEDINDKRIYLSAKGETEASGLSLYHLEMLLEEKLTFSRRESPKAEKYEKKEHNPTGTYIARYGKEEYIQAVEDVIRYIVEGDIYVCNMTQQLRILSPKHPYEVFKYLRVHNPSPFGGFFNYDTFQIVSASPERFIRVKEGVAETRPIKGTRKRGITEEEDNILKEELRNSEKDKSELLMIVDLERNDLNRVCEPGSVQVVDNFALETYATLYHLVSTVRGKLREDVTVMELLRASFPGGSITGAPKIRAMEIIDQLEGDRRGLYTGTIGYCSLDGNCDFNIVIRTAVYQNGEYHLGVGGGITYESDTEFEYEEILQKAKAIFEAAAVVQEKDDEYGTN comes from the coding sequence ATGCATACGGCAGTGAAACAAATGGATTATTATGTTCCCAGTGATGTTATATATGAAAAATTTTCAGAGGAGCCAATGGCAGTTTTTTTAGATTCTTCCTTACATAATGAATTGGGTGGTTACTCTATTATTGGTCTGCATCCTTATTTGGTTCTAAAGGAAATGAATCAAGTCTTATACGTCAATGGAGAAAGCAAAGAAGAGACATTTGAACAGTATATGGAAAGTTATTTGAAAGAGCATGCGGAAGTAAATGAAACGAAACTTCCGTTAATCTCCGGAGGAATTGGCTATTTAACTTATGACTACGGGAGAAAATTTGAAAAGATACCATCCAGGCATACTGCAACTCAGGTAGATATACCGGATGCTTTATTTTGCTTTTATGAACATTATATCATTGAAGATATCAATGATAAAAGAATTTATCTGTCTGCAAAAGGCGAAACTGAGGCCAGCGGACTAAGTTTATACCATCTGGAAATGCTGCTGGAAGAGAAACTGACATTTTCGCGAAGGGAATCTCCCAAAGCAGAAAAGTATGAAAAAAAAGAACATAACCCGACAGGTACTTATATAGCCAGATATGGTAAGGAAGAATATATTCAGGCTGTTGAAGATGTTATCCGGTACATTGTAGAAGGGGATATCTATGTATGCAATATGACGCAGCAATTGAGGATACTTAGTCCCAAACACCCCTATGAGGTATTTAAATACTTAAGAGTACATAATCCATCTCCTTTTGGCGGCTTTTTTAATTATGATACCTTTCAAATTGTAAGTGCCTCACCGGAACGTTTTATAAGAGTGAAAGAGGGAGTGGCAGAAACCCGTCCCATAAAAGGAACCCGTAAGAGAGGGATAACAGAAGAGGAAGATAACATTCTAAAAGAAGAACTAAGAAACTCGGAAAAGGACAAAAGTGAACTTCTTATGATTGTGGACTTGGAACGGAATGACCTGAACAGAGTATGTGAACCGGGAAGTGTACAAGTTGTTGATAATTTTGCATTGGAAACTTACGCTACTTTATACCATTTGGTATCAACAGTTCGAGGTAAGCTGCGGGAGGATGTTACGGTCATGGAGTTACTAAGGGCCAGCTTTCCGGGAGGTTCCATAACTGGTGCCCCTAAAATCAGGGCGATGGAAATTATAGATCAACTGGAAGGTGACCGTAGAGGGTTATATACCGGTACTATCGGATATTGCAGTCTGGATGGAAATTGTGATTTTAACATAGTAATCCGTACAGCGGTTTATCAGAACGGAGAATATCATCTTGGGGTAGGAGGAGGTATCACTTATGAATCGGATACGGAATTTGAATATGAAGAAATTCTGCAAAAAGCCAAGGCAATCTTTGAGGCGGCAGCAGTAGTACAGGAAAAGGATGATGAGTATGGAACAAATTAA
- a CDS encoding aminotransferase class IV — protein MEQINLDAGYFYGIGVFETIAIEEGMPIFLERHLLRLSNAVKGLGIQNADYEKMVNKTQVMDYLRKNPQKHGCLKITVSDQNLIFSVRDNNYTAEDYNRGFTVELSRVLRNETSPLTYFKTLSYADNILEKREAKKRGVDEPVFINTKGQLTEGATTNVFLVKDGHILTPKLECGLLNGIMRSYILENYQVSEDIILLEKVEESDEMFLTNSLLGIMPVKRFGGKVFSSRLKGEALLEEYKRYIV, from the coding sequence ATGGAACAAATTAATTTGGATGCAGGCTATTTCTATGGAATTGGGGTATTTGAAACCATTGCAATCGAAGAAGGGATGCCAATATTCTTAGAAAGACATTTGCTGCGCTTATCCAATGCAGTCAAAGGTTTGGGAATTCAAAATGCAGATTATGAGAAAATGGTAAATAAAACTCAGGTGATGGACTATTTACGAAAAAATCCTCAAAAACATGGGTGTCTTAAAATTACAGTGTCAGACCAAAACCTTATATTTTCAGTCAGGGACAATAACTATACAGCAGAGGATTACAATAGAGGGTTTACAGTTGAACTAAGCCGGGTTTTAAGAAACGAGACCTCTCCCCTGACTTATTTCAAGACCCTGAGTTATGCTGATAATATCCTTGAAAAGCGGGAGGCAAAAAAAAGAGGAGTGGATGAACCTGTTTTTATAAATACAAAAGGGCAATTAACGGAAGGGGCAACTACCAATGTCTTTCTTGTTAAGGATGGACATATACTCACCCCGAAATTAGAGTGCGGTCTTCTAAATGGTATAATGCGTAGTTACATTCTGGAGAATTATCAGGTGTCGGAGGATATTATACTGTTAGAAAAGGTAGAAGAATCTGATGAAATGTTTTTGACGAATTCTTTGCTTGGTATAATGCCGGTGAAACGGTTTGGTGGTAAAGTATTTTCTTCCCGATTAAAGGGGGAGGCACTTTTGGAAGAATATAAAAGATATATAGTATAA
- a CDS encoding KamA family radical SAM protein gives MNITEIRMKELKEQADIISEVIAHIPTGEKNVNEIKDNKKRIMHYFNIGEEEWSDWRWQMKNRVSDTKILAGIFNLDPDKLNEINNVDKTYPWSVSPFYLSLIGNVNVENPLASMCIPDISELLDSEGVLDPMNEAELCPAGGITRRYPDRLILNVTSECGSYCRFCQRKRNIKKKATEITTDAFEESIQYIRDNAEIRDVLITGGDPLTLSDKRLQQILEAVRSIEHVEIIRIGTRMPIYVPMRVTSDLCEMLKKYSPLYINIHVNHPLEINYESAKAIERLIEAGIPVSNQMVMLNGVNNDPYTALVLNRELLKVKVRPYYMFHPKTVKSTMHFQCSIEEGLKIMELLRGRLSGLGIPTYVINCNGGWGKVPLLPNYILDYDNNTISLKTWEDKTVRLDINNLHNYVLEESLYED, from the coding sequence ATGAATATAACTGAAATCCGAATGAAGGAATTAAAGGAACAGGCAGATATAATTAGTGAAGTAATAGCGCACATTCCTACAGGTGAAAAAAATGTGAATGAGATAAAAGATAATAAAAAGAGGATAATGCATTACTTTAATATTGGGGAGGAAGAATGGTCGGATTGGAGATGGCAGATGAAAAATCGTGTCTCTGATACTAAGATTCTTGCCGGTATTTTTAACCTTGACCCAGATAAATTAAACGAGATCAACAATGTTGACAAAACATATCCCTGGTCAGTATCTCCTTTTTATCTCAGTTTAATTGGTAATGTTAACGTTGAAAATCCATTGGCTTCCATGTGTATACCGGATATTTCGGAACTTTTGGATTCGGAAGGGGTCTTAGATCCCATGAATGAAGCCGAGTTATGTCCGGCGGGAGGTATAACAAGAAGGTATCCCGATCGTCTGATACTTAATGTTACAAGTGAATGCGGCAGCTATTGTAGATTTTGTCAAAGAAAAAGAAATATTAAGAAAAAAGCAACAGAAATTACCACAGATGCTTTCGAAGAATCCATACAGTATATCAGGGATAATGCGGAAATACGTGATGTACTCATAACCGGAGGAGACCCTTTAACATTAAGTGATAAGAGGCTGCAGCAGATATTGGAAGCTGTCCGAAGTATAGAACATGTAGAAATAATACGGATAGGAACCCGTATGCCAATCTATGTGCCCATGAGAGTTACTTCGGATTTATGCGAAATGCTAAAAAAATATTCACCCCTATATATTAACATACATGTTAATCATCCGCTGGAAATCAATTATGAATCCGCTAAGGCAATAGAAAGGCTGATTGAAGCCGGAATACCAGTCTCTAATCAAATGGTAATGTTAAATGGTGTAAACAATGACCCGTATACTGCATTGGTTCTTAACCGGGAATTGCTTAAGGTTAAAGTAAGACCTTATTACATGTTTCATCCTAAAACGGTAAAAAGTACCATGCACTTTCAGTGCAGCATAGAGGAAGGCCTAAAGATTATGGAACTGCTCCGGGGAAGACTCTCCGGCCTGGGTATACCAACCTACGTTATTAACTGCAACGGAGGCTGGGGAAAGGTTCCTTTGCTGCCTAATTACATATTAGATTATGATAACAATACAATTTCCTTAAAAACCTGGGAGGATAAAACCGTGCGTCTGGATATTAATAATCTGCATAATTATGTATTAGAGGAGAGCTTGTATGAAGACTAA